Proteins found in one Hirundo rustica isolate bHirRus1 chromosome 9, bHirRus1.pri.v3, whole genome shotgun sequence genomic segment:
- the NASP gene encoding nuclear autoantigenic sperm protein: MQSSAIAAPPCVEPAPASQTRMEEELAAPSTSTDKTDSMDVDGESKKLLGLGQKHLVMGNIPAAVNAFQEAASLLGKKYGETADECAEAFFYYGKSLLELARMENGVLGNALEGVQVEEEGEKAEDDSALPAADEEAREELREQVYNAMGEKEEAKKSTEESTVVSEKKIKEEDVELKEITEEKPKEAAADKDAKPEEAEEKIEISVEKEETSEEQKKQVPVKEEAAVEEKEVEKEQKTVPEGKVEKAAEEKERPTEVSDKEAKAAGEEAEAGEVAVEEKGETGEQAAEATEKEPAVEKAEAVGQTEAAVEEKAEAQAAAAVEQKETAEGDAEVAEQKKAEERQEPVETVTEEKPGESKETESSNEPVATEGKEPPSDIKEKAEVAAKVEKEEKKDDLMEEGEGAKVEKEEKDDLMEEGEETEESEEEDKENDKAEDDKENELTVEDKESEEDEIGNLELAWDMLELAKVIYKRQETKEAQLHAAQAHLKLGEVSIESENYTQAIEEFQACLALQQKYLEAHDRLLAESHYQLALAYHYNSDFDEAVLQFGKSMEVIDKRLAILTERIKAADTGSPEDEKEIEELKGLLPEIKEKIEDSKESQKSAKVAELGLKATLVGTTSGFAQSEDSGSVSTIPVRKGADGASQCVTDISHLVRKKRKPEEEAHQGDNEAKKPKSEPAVNGGGGDPVPGGNEVVEKMEEETEKRPQAGSGAAVESTV, from the exons ATGCAATCCTCGGCCATCGCCGCTCCCCCCTGCGTTGAGCCCGCGCCGGCCTCCCAGACTAG GATGGAAGAGGAACTGGCAGCTCCTTCCACATCCACAGACAAGACAGACAG TATGGATGTGGATGGGGAATCTAAGAAACTATTGGGTTTGGGACAGAAGCACTTGGTAATGGGAAATATTCCAGCTGCTGTGAATGCATTCCAGGAAGCTGCGAGCTTACT ggGTAAAAAGTACGGTGAGACAGCGGATGAGTGTGcagaagcttttttttattaCGGAAAATCCCTCCTGGAGTTGGCAAG AATGGAAAATGGTGTGCTGGGAAATGCCTTAGAAGGGGTGCaggtggaagaggaaggagaaaaagcgGAAGATGACTCTGCATTGCCAGCTGCTGATG AAGAAGCAAGGGAGGAGTTGAGAGAACAGGTTTATAACGCCatgggggaaaaggaagaggcCAAGAAGTCCACAGAAGAGTCTACAGTAGTGtctgagaagaaaatcaaagaagAGGATGTAGAATTAAAAGAgattacagaagaaaaacccaaagaagctgctgctgacaaGGATGCAAAGCCTGAAGAGGCTGAAGAGAAGATTGagatttctgtggaaaaagaagaaacttcagAAGAGCAGAAGAAGCAGGTGCCTGTGAAAGAGGAGGCAGCTGTGGAAGAGAAGGAGgtagaaaaagagcagaagacGGTGCCTGAGGGCAAGGTGGAGAAGGCagctgaggagaaggagagacCGACAGAAGTGTCAGACAAGGAGGCAAAGGCAGCTGGGGAAGAGGCTGAAGCGGGAGAAGTGGCTgtggaagagaaaggagagacaggagaacaggcagcagaagcaacagaaaaagagcCAGCTGTGGAGAAGGCAGAGGCTGTAGGGCAGACAGAGGCAGCTGTGGAAGAGAAGGCagaagcacaggcagcagctgctgtggaacAGAAAGAAACTGCAGAAGGGGATGCAGAGGTGGCTGAACAGAAGAAGGCAGAAGAGAGACAAGAGCCAGTAGAGACAGTTACAGAAGAGAAGCCAGGTGAATCTAAAGAGACAGAGTCCTCAAATGAACCTGTGGCCACAGAGGGCAAAGAGCCACCTAGTGACATTAAAGAAAAGGCTGAAGTTGCTGCTAAGgtagagaaagaggaaaagaaggatgaCCTGATGGAAGAGGGTGAAGGTGCTAAGgtagaaaaagaagagaaagatgaCCTGATGGAAGAGGGAGAAG AAACAGAAGAATCTGAAGAGGAGGATAAAGAAAACGATAAAGCTGAAGATGATAAGGAGAATGAATTGACAGTGGAAGACAAG GAAAGCGAGGAGGATGAAATTGGCAATCTTGAGCTAGCCTGGGACATGCTGGAGTTAGCAAAAGTCATTTACAAGAG acaagaaacaaaagaagcTCAGCTCCACGCAGCTCAAGCTCATCTCAAGTTAGGAGAAGTTAGCATTGAATCTG AAAACTACACGCAGGCAATAGAGGAGTTCCAGgcctgcctggccctgcagcagAAGTACCTGGAGGCGCACGACCGGCTGCTGGCCGAGAGCCACTACCAGCTGGCCCTGGCCTACCACTACAACAGCGACTTCGACGAGGCCGTGCTGCAGTTTGGGAAGTCCATGGAGGTCATAGACAAGAGACTGG CAATACTGACTGAGCGGATAAAGGCGGCAGACACTGGGTCCCCTGAGGACGAGAAGGAGATAGAAGAACTGAAGGGACTGCTTCCTGAGATTAAAGAGAAGATAGAAGATTCAAAGGAGTCACAGAAGAGTGCAAAAGTAGCTGAGCTGGGACTGAAAGCAACTCTG GTTGGAACTACATCTGGCTTTGCACAAAGTGAAGACAGTGGTTCTGTGTCCACG ATTCCAGTAAGGAAAGGAGCTGATGGTGCATCTCAGTGTGTAACAGACATCTCTCATCTAGTCAGGAAAAAG AGGAAACCAGAGGAGGAGGCTCATCAGGGAGACAATGAAGCCAAGAAACCTAAATCAGAACCGGCTGTCAATGGTGGTGGTGGGGACCCTGTCCCCGGTGGAAATGAGGTTGTGGAAAAAATGGAAGAGGAG ACAGAGAAAAGGCCACAAGCAGGATCAGGGGCTGCAGTTGAAAGCACAGTATGA
- the AKR1A1 gene encoding aldo-keto reductase family 1 member A1: MPATCDFVTLHTGQKMPLVGLGTWKSDRGQVKEAVKHALSVGYRSIDCAAAYSNEAEIGDAFQECVGPNKVIKREDLFVTSKLWNTKHHPEDVEPALRKTLGDMKLDYLDLYLMHWPHAFERGDNLFPKNPDNTMRYDYTDYKDTWKAMEKLVEKGLVKAIGLSNFNSRQIDDVLSVATVKPAVLQVECHPYLAQNELIAHCQKRGLVVTAYSPLGSPDRMWKHPDEPVLLEEPGVKKIAEKYSKSPAQIILRWQVQRKVVVIPKSVTPARIQENLQVFDFSLTEEEMSHIGSLNKNWRYIVPMITVDGKLVARDAAHPYYPFNDPY; this comes from the exons GTGAAGGAGGCAGTGAAGCACGCTCTCAGCGTGGGCTATCGCAGCATCGACTGCGCAGCCGCCTACAGCAACGAAGCCGAGATCGGGGATGCCTTCCAGGAATGTGTTGGGCCCAACAAG GTTATTAAAAGGGAGGACCTGTTTGTAACATCAAAGCTCTGGAATACCAAGCACCACCCAGAAGATGTAGAGCCAGCACTGAGGAAAACACTTGGAGATATGAAACTGGATTACCTGGACCTGTACCTCATGCACTGGCCTCATGCCTTTGA ACGTGGGGACAATCTCTTCCCAAAGAATCCCGATAACACCATGCGTTATGACTACACTGACTACAAGGATACCTGGAAGGCTATGGAGAAACTGGTGGAAAAAGGTCTTGTGAAAGCCATTGGGCTGTCAAACTTCAACAGTCGTCAGATTGATGATGTACTAAGCGTGGCTACTGTGAAGCCAGCTGTGCTTCAG GTGGAATGCCATCCTTACCTAGCTCAGAATGAGCTGATTGCTCACTGCCAGAAACGAGGACTGGTGGTCACTGCCTACAGTCCTCTTGGCTCTCCGGATCGCATGTGGAAACACCCAGATGAGCCTGTGCTGCTAGAGGAACCTGGGGtcaaaaaaattgcagaaaaatacagcaagtCACCTGCACAGATCATCCTCAG ATGGCAAGTGCAGCGTAAAGTGGTTGTCATTCCCAAGAGTGTCACTCCTGCTCGCATTCAGGAGAATCTCCAG GTGTTTGACTTCAGCCTCACAGAAGAGGAGATGAGCCACATTGGAAGCCTGAATAAAAACTGGCGTTATATTGTGCCAATGATTACG GTGGATGGAAAGCTAGTAGCCAGAGATGCTGCACACCCCTACTACCCCTTCAATGACCCCTATTAA